One genomic region from Xiphophorus couchianus chromosome 21, X_couchianus-1.0, whole genome shotgun sequence encodes:
- the bambia gene encoding BMP and activin membrane-bound inhibitor homolog a, which translates to MERQSSFISIWLQLELCAMAVLLTKGEIRCYCDAPHCVATGYMCKSELNACFTKVLDPLSANSPLTHGCLAPVSGAADACSGGRRAADPLGGALTLECCHDDMCNYRGLQDLTHTRDSTESRYPADGNRNLVTRVQELASAKEVWFRAAVIAVPIAGGLILVLLIMLALRMLRSENKRLQDQRQQMLSRLHYSFHGHHTKKGHVAKLDLECMVPVSGHENCCLTCDKMRQAEPGGGGDKILSLVHWGMYSGHGKLEFV; encoded by the exons ATGGAGCGCCAGTCCAGTTTCATTTCCATCTGGCTCCAACTGGAACTCTGTGCCATGGCGGTTCTTCTGACCAAAG gagAGATCAGGTGCTACTGTGACGCGCCGCACTGCGTGGCCACTGGCTACATGTGCAAGTCTGAGCTGAACGCCTGCTTCACCAAGGTCCTGGACCCGCTCAGCGCCAACTCGCCCCTCACCCACGGCTGCCTGGCCCCCGTCTCCGGCGCCGCGGACGCCTGCAGTGGCGGCCGCCGTGCCGCCGACCCCCTCGGCGGGGCACTGACGTTGGAGTGTTGCCACGACGACATGTGCAACTACAGGGGCCTGCAAGACCTGACGCACACCAGGGACTCGACAG AGAGCCGTTACCCCGCCGACGGCAACCGGAACCTGGTGACGCGCGTGCAGGAGCTGGCCTCGGCCAAGGAGGTGTGGTTCCGGGCGGCGGTGATCGCCGTGCCCATCGCCGGCGGCCTCATCCTGGTGCTGCTCATCATGCTGGCGCTGCGGATGCTGCGCAGCGAGAACAAGCGGCTGCAGGACCAGCGGCAGCAGATGCTGTCGCGCCTCCACTACAGCTTCCACGGCCACCACACTAAGAAGGGCCACGTGGCCAAGTTGGACCTGGAGTGCATGGTGCCGGTGTCGGGGCACGAGAACTGCTGCCTGACCTGCGACAAGATGCGGCAGGCCGAGCCGGGCGGCGGCGGCGACAAGATCCTGTCGCTAGTGCACTGGGGGATGTACAGCGGCCACGGCAAGCTGGAGTTCGTCTGA